In Eriocheir sinensis breed Jianghai 21 unplaced genomic scaffold, ASM2467909v1 Scaffold802, whole genome shotgun sequence, the following are encoded in one genomic region:
- the LOC126994487 gene encoding mucin-7-like, whose protein sequence is MSGQAAALTPPSTTLALMSGQAAALTPPSTTLALMSGQAAALTPPSTTLALMSGQAAALTPPSTTLALMSGQAAALTPPSTTLALMSGQAAALTPPSTTLALMPGQAAALTPPSTTLALMPGQAAALTPPSTTLALMSGQLQLSRHRAPPWH, encoded by the coding sequence ATGTCGGGCCAAGCTGCAGCTCTCACGCCACCAAGCACCACCCTGGCACTGATGTCGGGCCAAGCTGCAGCTCTCACGCCACCGAGCACCACCCTGGCACTCATGTCTGGCCAAGCTGCAGCTCTCACGCCACCGAGCACCACCCTGGCACTCATGTCGGGCCAAGCTGCAGCTCTCACGCCACCGAGCACCACCCTGGCACTCATGTCGGGCCAAGCTGCAGCTCTCACGCCACCGAGCACCACCCTGGCACTCATGTCGGGCCAAGCTGCAGCTCTCACGCCACCGAGCACCACCCTGGCACTGATGCCGGGCCAAGCTGCAGCTCTCACGCCACCGAGCACCACCCTGGCACTGATGCCGGGCCAAGCTGCAGCTCTCACGCCACCGAGCACCACCCTGGCACTGATGTCGGGCCAGCTGCAGCTCTCACGCCACCGAGCACCACCCTGGCACTGA